Sequence from the Anas acuta chromosome 24, bAnaAcu1.1, whole genome shotgun sequence genome:
gaatcacagaatttctaggttggaagagacctcaagatcatcgagtccaacctctgacctaacactaacagtccccactaaaccatatccctaagctctacatctaaacgtcttttgaagacttccagggatggtgactccaccacctccctgggcagcccgttccagtgcctaacaaccctttcagtaaagaaattcttcctaacatctaacctaaaactcccctggcgtaactttagcccattccccctcgtcctgtcaccaggcacatgggagaacaggccaacccccacctcgctacagcctcctttaatgtacttatacagagcaataaggtcacccctgagcctcctcttctctaggctgaacaagcccagctccttcagccgctcctcataggacttgctctccaggcccctcaccagcttcatcgcccttctttggacccgctcaagcacctcgatgtccttcttgtagcgaggggcccaaaactgaacacagtactcgaggtgcggcctcaccagagccgagtacagggggacgatcacctccctagccctgctggtcacagtgtttctgatacaagccaggatgccgttggccttcttggccaccagagcacactgctggctcatattcagccgactgtccaccatcactcccaggtccttctctgcctggcagctctccaaccattcctctcccagcctgtagttctgcttggggttattgcgccccaggtgcaggacccggcacttggccttgttgaacttcatacagttgacctcagcccatcggtgcagcctatccagatcctcctgcagagccttcctaccctcgagcagatcgacacacgcacctagcttggtgtcatctgcaaacttactgagggtgcactcaatgccgtcatccagatcattgatgaagatgttaaagaggaccggccccagcaccgagccctgggggacgccactagtgactggcctccaactggacttggctccatttaccacaactctttgggcccggctatccagccagtttctaacccaacgaagcgtgcgccagtccaagccaagagcagccagtttcttgaggagaatgctgtgggagacggtgtcaaaagccttgctgaagtcaaggtagaccacatccacagcctttccctcatccacccagcgcgtcactttgtcgtagaaggagatcaggttcgtcaagcaggacctgccttccataaacccatactggctgggcctgatcgcctgcttgcccttcaagtgccgcatgatgactcccaagaggatctgctccatgagcttccctggcactgaggtcaaactgaccggcctgtagttccccgggtctgccctccggcccttcttgtagatgggcgtcacatttgctagccgccagtcagctgggacctcccccgatagccaggactgctgataaatggtggataggggcttggccagctcctctgccagatctctcagtacccttgggtggatcccatccggccccatcgatttgtggacatccaagtgccgtagcaggtcaccaaccagttcttcgtggatggtgagggccacatcctgctccccgtccccttccaccagttctgggtactgggtatccagagagcaaccggttttgccgctaaagactgaggcaaagaaggcattaagcacctccgccttttcctcatctcttgtaactaagtttccccctgcatccagtaaaggatggagattctccctagtcctcctttttgtgttgatgtatttataaaagcattttttgttatctttaacagcagtagccagattgagctccagacgagctttggccttcctaatcttgtccctgcacagcctcgctacatccttatagtcctccttagtggcctgcccaattttccaaagattataaaccctcttttttctcctaagctcaagccacaattctctgttgagccaggctggtcttcttccccgctggctcatctttgggcgcatgggaatagaccgttcctgcgccattaggatttgcctcttaaagagcgcccagcctttctggacccctctgcccttcagaaccgcctcccatgggactccaccaactagtgtcctgagcagcccaaagtcagccctccgaaagtccaatacagtggttttactggttcccttcctggccccgccaagaatagtgaactccaccatttcgtggtcactctgcccaagactgttcccgacaatcacatcctccaccagtccttctctgtttgtgaagagaaggtctagcagggtACCACCCCTGctaggttcactaatcagctgcgtcaggaagctatcttccacgctctccagaaacctcctagactgcttcctctgggctgtgttgtgcttccaggatatgtcagggaagttgaagtcccccacgagtacaagcgctgacgatttcgcaacttctatcagctgcctgtagaactcctcatccgtctcctcatcctggttcggcggtctatagcagaccccgaccaggacactagccttgttgtccctgccgatcctaacccaaagggactcgatcttgtcattcctagcctcgagttctacaacatcgaaagactctctaatatagagagccacaccgccaccccttctgtgctgcctgtcccttctgaagagcttatagccaggcattgcagcactccagtcgtgagactggtcccaccacatctccgtgatggcaaccaagtcgtagcctgcctgctgcacgatggcttccagctcctcctgtttgttgcccatgctgcgtgcattggtgtagatgcacttcagctgggcctttaccttatcctccggccttgccattgctccccctggcacagccccaacagtccttgcttcagccccatcccccttctcacctagtttaaagccctatcaatgagccctgccagctcctggcccaggatcctttttcccctaaaggataggggAATGGCTGGGGAAAAGCATaggaatggctggggaagaatgttttaattactcgtgaagcatcaaataagaaagctgtttgtgttttatgtctgggagtttcagaacaactgataacaactagtgactgttatgggatactatgaggatccttggtatctggccaggggggccaagagattaagaggaagaaaaaagaagctgaaggacggttgggagacaagacctgcagagagtgtacagagagtgttccataaacttggaatagtgccgagtgagtacaaagggtgagaggaagactacgagccttcagcatgaaagacccctagagacccccagaggagactgatgcgcatgctccagtaggaggaactggaccccggaagctaattataataatctatttttttttagaagtagtaatgaatatgtattagtctaggtgcataaaaatcagctgcttgatgtaactggtgtgcgtcctggtggagcggagactcccggtgcacccagcgctgtttgcttacctctattcctttatattcttttaataaatcctatttttttatttaatcctaatttgaatcctgagccatttataacaagcTACAGTCACTACAAAGTGACAGTACCTACCACCTTCCCTGGTGGAGCTCATGACCCTGATTTTTCCGAGCATGGTCATCCTTTGGTCTCCATTCATCTCCCTCTGCAAATCATTATCAATTCTGAATACTTTTTGTGGATCATACAGAGTTGCCTTTTCTTGAGAATAAGGGAATAAAACCCCAGCCTGGCTTTGGATGTCACTTGGttttggggacagcagggaaaCCTCTCTGTGCTTCTTAGACAGGACTGTGAGCAGCACATGTGCCCTGTTTAAATGGATAATTCTGTGTGCAGGGCAACGGCAGTCTGTCCTTGCCTAGCACTGTAAGTTTTCCATTGCCTAATAAAGACTAAACTTAAATAGCGACTTTTCAACAATGGTGACATGAATTAGTCTCAGTCACTTCTGCCTTTATTAATACAGAAGTGGCAAGTTCTCAGAGTTTTGATATCACTATCAGATACTGTTAAAACAAGCCACTGTTAGAATCAGGGAAAGAGAAACTAGGTACATACATGAGGAGCTCTGTAGCCTTGTTTCACTGGAAAGCCGAGCTATAACAGATTCAGAAACACAGttgtggttttttattttttttatatttttggaatatataaaaacacaaaaatgtaacACTCATATTCTTATCTATTTAGTCTGTATGCCTTTCTCTGCAAAAATATGGTTATCTGCAtcaagctgttaaaaaaaaaagaaattgtgatATGTACCTTTTTAGATGTCACACTGAGATTCAGTACTTCATCAGAAGTATCACTTTTAAAGGGCAGGGTGCAGAAGCTCACTTTTCCCTGCCCATACTGAGGGTTTGCTGTGACAGTGCAAGACTCTGCTCTGGGTGCACTAAAGTGAAACAAGGACTCATGAGCATTTCTCTGTCTATATACCTCACCACCCCACCACTTCAGTGCCCTTTCTGTTATCCTGGACTTGCTTTTGATCAAAACACCTTGAAAAGCTCCaaagtttttaatctttttcagaCAGGACCCATTGCTGATCACTGGCATTGGAaactgaaaaagggaaaaacagctttGCCTTGCCAAGTTGGAGAGACTTACACTGCACTTAGGATATACAGCATGTTTCATTGGTCCAAACCAAATCTGACCAGCTTGTAAAGACAAAGCCAAAGTCcccactgcacagcagcacaaatgGCCTTAAACATTCTGCTGACTCCCTGTACTCATTTCTTTTATCCTGAGACTGGgttttgctgcctgctgcttccaggATGGTTCCAGTATCTTGGATCCAGATGGGTTCCTTTCTGCCTCCTTCATTAGCCCAGTTTTGGTCTTCAGGTGAAGGCAGTGCAGTTTCCCAATAAGTCTCTTGGAGGGTTTGTTCTCTCTGGCAACTGGCAATAGCAGAGATGAGCAGGGAGCAGAACAGACAACAGCCTTCTCCTCTGTAGCATTTTTTGCTCTCAGCATCAAGGGAGCTCAGGCAAGACAGGCACAcaaggagcagggctggtggtcaagaatcctttttttttttttttgcttttctgccaCAGCAGTTTCAGTCTACATCAAGGACTCTGTtcatcaccagcagcagcccttttTCTTCTGAGGCAGCTTTGCTACCTCTTCTGTCTTATTTCTCAATTGATCTTCACGAACTTTAAGTGACCTGGGCAATAAGAAAGTTAGTTAGTCAGGTGCTTTCCCCCATATTTTGCattgttattatattttttaggACAAGCATTGGTAAGGGGACTCAGTGCAGTGAAAGGAGTTGGGAACCTTCCAGCTCAGCACGCTGTGAGAACTGCAGACTCTGCTGAAAATGCCAACCTAAATCCAATCACAGACAGAACTGATTTCAAGCAACTCAGGAAGAAATTAGCAGCATCCTGAGAAGGGTTTCCTTCATCCCCTTGCAATGCTGTACATCCAGGTGACATCTCACAGCACCTCCCCAGCTCATCCTGGCCATGCATGTGCTGCTCTGGGAGCTCTCCATGGCATATGGGGACACGGAGGCTGTGGTGACAGTGAGATGCCAGCATTTCCTAGtgaaaaaggcaggaggaagTCCATGAAATTCAGGACAGCTGACGAAATACAGGCACAGGCCTCACCTGATTAGGCTGACCATGGACTCAGCAACGTTGTGGCCAGAGGCAGCGCTGCATTCATAAAATATGAGCTGATACTCCTGGAAGACAGAGTCCACAGAGAAATGTGCTTTCCTTGCATTGGAATAGCTTCATATGGGAGCAAATAGCCAAGAAACATCATGGTCAAGTGGAAACAGAAGGACTCAAAGGAACAGGTAACTCAATAACTGATTTACAGCTCTTCTGGTAGCTGCAACACCAACATTTAGTGTCAAGAAGAAGGTTACTACTGCAGAGAACAATGCAATGCAGCCTGGTTAGTGGAGCAAACGCAGAGAGAGCAATGAGGTATTACTGGGTTTTTGTACCTGCCAGTGACAGGtttgtgagaaacaaagcatCTAAACCCTTGTCCTGCTGCTTCCATTGGCAGAATCAGTCAGGGGATACTGGCCCAAACCTCAGaaactttgaaattaaatggGTAAAGGTGGATTTCTTCTTATCTACTTTTTATTAGCCACCTACATTTTAAGAGATTGATAATATTTTTAGTGTTCAGTATCTTTAAAACATGAGAgagttctgtgtttttattatttgcattataCTGGGAAGATGCATGGCATTTCCCAGCAATGATAAGATGGGTTCAGAGATCGTTTTGCTGTCCACTGATGCACTAAGTTGCATTTTGTAATGCAGGTtccaggcaggcaggagctggtggcTTCTATCCTTGGGTGTCCCTACTGAATCTGTGTGGGCAgcatgctgcagcagggccatgcACCTACCTCAGCCAAGCGTTCTGCCTCTTGAGTAGGGACCTGTCTCTCTGTAGCGCAGTCCATTTTGTTCCCAAGAAGCAGAATAGTGACTCCGTCATCTGCTCCCTCCTGGACAATAAAACAGGGAAGAATCAGGAGCACACCTACATCCTCCTTGAATCACAGCCAGACACACTGCCCAAAGACATCCTGGAACATCATGAAGGATGTGCATAGATTTTTTCTGGTAACAAAACTTTAAATTCTTAAACTCACTTAAcaacatttaagaaaatgtttgtttgttgttaagTCATCTGTCCTGGTCTATTAACAGGGCAGGTAACCAGGCAAGTTCACTACAGGGTTATCTTGCTTTGTGTTTGACTTCAAGAACCCTTCAGAAGATGCTCTGACTGTGATTTATGGGCACTGAGCATAGTGACAGACTATTTTGTTCCTTTAACATTTTATACTTAATTGAAAAATCTCTGGCAGGAAGTTTTTAAGAAGGCATGAGTTACCTCCTATTTCTCAGTACTCAAAAGAGGACTATGCTTTACTTAAAAGTGTTACCAAAATCACTTTCAACATTAtccatttttctgcagcagtttttaattttaaaaagtttaggAATCATAACAAAAGTTAAAACAACCTTCActgcaaaaatatgaaaaatgtgaGCACCTGAATTGTTTAAATCCTTCCATAAAAATCAGTTTATGACCAAAGCAAGGCAGAATGCCCTTTGCAAAGTGCTTAGCAGCTACCAGCTGCCCAGCCACGACCAGTGGCAGAAGTCAAATGGTGAAACGCTGATGCCAGTCATCATGAAACCCCAGGCCATGAGGCAGAACAAGGTTTTCCTGCCTTGCTCACCTGGATGCAGCTGAGCCAGTAGCGCACATCTGCGAAGGAGTACTGTGACGTGATGTCATACATCAGCACCACCCCGTCTGCTTTCCGGAAGAACTGCTTGGTGATGCTGTGGTACCTGTGGACATTTCAAACCATCACCAGGATGGAGTATGGAGGTTTCACCTAGAACCAATCTAAAATCCCAGAGGGAAAACCGGAAACATGGGTtgatcaaaaaggaaaaaagaatttgcTTCTATCCCAATTGAAGAGGCCATGCAGACAGCCTGAGTGCTTACTTTTATCTTAATTActttctctattatttttttatcagatCACACACTAATCAGAGTTCATCCCTAAACAATTGCCTTTGCTTAGCAAAACATTTGATTCCACTAAACTaccaaaagaattaaaagctttttttgctCTTCCCAGTCATACAGCACAGCACCTCACCTTTCCTGCCCAGCTGAGTCCCATAGGCGGAGAGCAAAGTGCTTGTTGTCCATGATGAGGCTTTTGACCTGATAATCCAGTCCTAGGATACACAGAAAGGGAATGTTTTGTTATCATAGAGTTGACCACTGTTGTTGAGAGAATCTGGAAACAACATAGATCccatggcctgctgtagctgagcaaaccaagctaccagagtaactgtgagaagctcccacagCAATGACTCCCATACcgcccaattaaggaactcagaaaaatattgttaccagcagctggcctcaaggacaaggtctccgtgactgctaatcacaaggggggttcttttcttgcaggtggggttgttttcttatagctgtttgtctgagtgcttttgaccaataatcttgtgtgaaacactgttcacccctgttaagttttctataaaagttaggctatttgGGCAATAAAATGAAGCATGAGCTGACTCTGCTGGTGCCTGTCATGCTTTcagccgtgcttcctgcaacacacACTGTGATAGATAATGGATGGAGAAGCCATGCTGTGTAGGCATAGTGTGGGGCCACAGCTGAAGCGGGATGGTTCCAGAGGAACCCATGATCTCTGGTGGCTGAATTTTGGAAAGGTCTCAAATTTCACAATGAGTAAAACCAGCTTGGTTCAGAGAATAGAGACAAAAGGCAGACCAGAGAGAAAAACCACTGGGGCCATCAGCATTGCCCCAGAGAGGGCAAGGAGGACCACCATTACCTGCTCATGAGCACCCAGGTATGTTGGTGGTCCTACTTGGTCCTTGGTGACAGGTTTGAGTGAGCAGTAATGCACATGTAATGACTTCCAGCAGCTTATGGGGCAGAGGAAAGGGGATTGTGGTGGTCGCACAAGTAAGTGTAGAGCCCTCAAGAGTGCAGTCAGAGGAAACCTACCTACTGTGGCAGTGAGGTGTGGGTTGAAGGTGTTGGCATGCAACCGGTACAGAAAGGATGTTTTGCCCACATGGGAATCACCAACAAACAGCACATTGTACAAGTGGTCTGGGTCCAGGGAGACTTCAGAAGAGCCCCTTGGAGAAGCTCCTGCTCCATTCACAGTCATAGCTCCTGGCTCTCCTGGGCTGGGCTCACCTTCCTGGCTCATTTTATGCCccatctcttttttcttctctggttGGCCAACATCAAGGTCTTCCCTCCACTCTTCTGAGAGATGCCTTTGAGGCTGCACCCTGCTGTTGGCTGCATCCATCAGTGTGCTGTCTCTGAGATTCATCCCCAGCAAATCATTCCCAGTATCTTCCTGCTCTTGGACCCTTGTGCAAAAGGCTGACACTGGTGGCACTTCTTGTTTTGGAGGCTCAGCAGGTCCAGCAGCTACTTGCTTGGTTTCTATCACACATGGTGGCTTCTCCtgtggctgctggggagcagcatgAAGCCtcatcttctctttctgtgaTGAGACCTGCTCCAGGGCTGCCTGTCCCGAACCACCTAGCCATTGCACATCTGGAACGAGAACATCCTCCTGCATCACCATATTCCAATTTAGAGTGCTAATTTGTAGAGGCACCTCAGAAACAGAGGCGGCCAGTGTGGCTGCATTAGTATCATGGCCCTGCTTTAGTTCTAAATGCTGAACTTCAACTAAGATCCTTGCCTCTGCCTCTACTCTAGCTCCCTGCACAACTCCCAGACCTTGAGCTCCATCCAGAGGCCTCCCCTTTGCATCAGCACTCTCTTCCTGGAAAATTTCCAGAGCTTGGTTTTCTTCCAGGGCCTGCTCATCTGGATCATTAAGTGCTACCAGTTTTACATCTGGATAAGGATATTTAGTGGCAGAAGCATACTCAGGATGCAAAGCAGCCACAGCTGGAAGGGGCACAGGTGCATCAGCATCCCCATCCCACACATCTGTGTTGCACAGCCCCACTTCCAAAGCCACGGCTTGGCTCTGTGCCACTTCCCCAGTCCCTTCTTCAACCAGGGGCTGCAGGTCAGCCCATGTGCTCCCTCCAGGGGTTGATAAGAGTTCCTCCACCTGCACAAGTGACTCTGCCTCCTTCAATTTCAATTCCTGAGCATTATCTTGGACCAGTCCATCAGGGACTGGGCTCCCCGCAGGGGTTTCTGTTGGGGAAAGGCCCTCAccaagcactgcagcagcactggttctctcctccagccctggcCATGCTCTACCAACCCCCTCCAGGGGCTGTACATCTGGCCCcatgctccctgcctgctctgtaCCTGGGGCACCAGCAACACTTTGGTGCTGtagctctgctgctgggctccctcCTGGGCTTGCCTCAagctcccccagctctgcaAGCAGCTGCACACTGGCAGCACTGCTCAGGGCCTCCAGCACCTCCATGCTTCCAGCCTTCTTCTGTTGTGGCACCTCTGAAACAGCCCCCTCTGCCAGCCCAGCTTCTGCTCCCTGGGGATCAAGCAGAGGCTGATTTGGCAGCCCAGACTCGCTTGGCCCTTGTCCgccatccccagcctcctccatgAGACGAATGGCCATATGGCGCCCCACATCCCTTGGGGCTTCTGGGATAAGACCCCCATGGAGCAGAGTCTCTGCTGGAGAGTGTTCTGCCTCCTCCATTCCCTGTGTCTGAGCATTAATCAGGACCAGCCTAGGCAGACCTAGGTACTCCATAGGGGTTTCTGCTGGGGAAAGGCCCTCAccaagcactgcagcagcactgg
This genomic interval carries:
- the RAB44 gene encoding ras-related protein Rab-44 isoform X2; protein product: MRHRIQEARSKKEVLEVTLNKCVAEHNLEVQQLCAAMEQQIQQEQQRLEQESMARSHLHGMELQRVLDASEKEVQRLVTAQVELETRCHSLLSMQQTASTEKQQLEESNRVLEEQLQHINLQLQQTHGYLWTTRAAVAREHMEELQDRAVAELPGEMPPSLQMSPQQSEKCCSEVQIRLGSQVGKPQRKNTHQVVWEKLPAETSISGLPRTLSVEEDPFPEFLKEEQFSDQGSLLREMNDAIAALSMQLKPQAPAALAEAACCLQHDAECQKGPEAATLHGSAIGAPRNTHVGHKLFKEDLREGRTAAELPARDMTQASASTEELGAEQGNSMEGAGQGLEEVKGTLFGKGKGADEKGQILKEAECPQCAPRERKETADQEWVEVEEAEWVHKKTEQEKAQLPGDAEEAALSQGENLEATPEGWELELVPGWDLARDVLGEPGGCLEPELICRGEVQMAAKQEDSVLPGVTTVSNPKNVDGEGDGAEVQSWGQDKGTVQVDAEPAQVHGAKHGRSHGAACELLAETAEEERGAGEAMQGGQGDAWLQPSGEDFGDMKEGTSHAHVLQLEAVPQAETQEGAVVAGVQQLEALSSAAGVQLLAELGELEASLGGSPAAELQHQRVAGAPGIEQAGSMGPDVQPLEGVGRAQPGLEERTSAAAVLGEGLSPAETPMEYLGLPRLVLINAQTQGMEEAEHSPAETLLHGGLIPEAPRDVGRHMAIRLMEEAGDGGQGPSESGLPNQPLLDPQGAEAGLAEGAVSEVPQQKKAGSMEVLEALSSAASVQLLAELGELEASPGGSPAAELQHQSVAGAPGTEQAGSMGPDVQPLEGVGRAWPGLEERTSAAAVLGEGLSPTETPAGSPVPDGLVQDNAQELKLKEAESLVQVEELLSTPGGSTWADLQPLVEEGTGEVAQSQAVALEVGLCNTDVWDGDADAPVPLPAVAALHPEYASATKYPYPDVKLVALNDPDEQALEENQALEIFQEESADAKGRPLDGAQGLGVVQGARVEAEARILVEVQHLELKQGHDTNAATLAASVSEVPLQISTLNWNMVMQEDVLVPDVQWLGGSGQAALEQVSSQKEKMRLHAAPQQPQEKPPCVIETKQVAAGPAEPPKQEVPPVSAFCTRVQEQEDTGNDLLGMNLRDSTLMDAANSRVQPQRHLSEEWREDLDVGQPEKKKEMGHKMSQEGEPSPGEPGAMTVNGAGASPRGSSEVSLDPDHLYNVLFVGDSHVGKTSFLYRLHANTFNPHLTATVGLDYQVKSLIMDNKHFALRLWDSAGQERYHSITKQFFRKADGVVLMYDITSQYSFADVRYWLSCIQEGADDGVTILLLGNKMDCATERQVPTQEAERLAEEYQLIFYECSAASGHNVAESMVSLIRSLKVREDQLRNKTEEVAKLPQKKKGCCW